In the Wyeomyia smithii strain HCP4-BCI-WySm-NY-G18 chromosome 2, ASM2978416v1, whole genome shotgun sequence genome, one interval contains:
- the LOC129722216 gene encoding zinc finger protein 699-like, with protein sequence MAEEPTSKQSSLENKRNKNVQADELQALLKACIDVGIEKVRREGGRTDYLFYDVQQRMMQYGDFPERKLYMLQHNYLRIRRNFLSCKLDPYPPEARLLWGTAQHKANASDNDDRWSTLLHRTLQRQESYSYVLKVESWEIIRQALQRNLENLSTNQQDNAFEQILLGLREKKLFLNRDVMLLKQTYFRMRKQFLSGKTTHFPPEASQLWRSDETETVHLEPPVRITRKRRLKKQQLVEETTAADTSERLCRICQAQLLKECKDLLQDTYCSQTYEEIIQETVQVMILCDEQTSSKICLLCSKFVENLLLFVQQCRQACSIPAAPKIDEKYFFEEDSFLDTDRTDAVAEYLNEAIEERLDEDVLELRSPTLEVEFLKPKLYQNNTPEKTITDEQKYREFVKSRPTRNKRKQCHLCGKSVIDLVSHLTSHSGVEFQCQFCPRKCPNERQLTAHMNVHTKKNKYPCRICDRVFYVWTSRKNHEFTHNVKFSCDKCDAVYAYAAQLQVHIKQKHLGIRHLACSQCPFRTSNRARLRNHVRSIHTSERPYRCTFCESTSNCSTGYYIHFQRHKKSGEATEYSILCAYCGLQFNKDVALERHICDEHPEVAVVV encoded by the exons ATGGCAGAGGAACCCACCAGTAAACAATCGAGCCTCGAAaacaaacgaaataaaaacGTTCAAGCGGATGAGCTACAAGCACTGTTGAAGGCCTGCATCGACGTTGGAATCGAAAAAGTACGGCGTGAAGGCGGCCGCACCGATTATCTTTTCTACGATGTACAGCAGCGTATGATGCAGTACGGCGATTTTCCCGAGCGTAAGTTGTATATGCTGCAGCACAATTACCTCCGAATAAGGCGAAATTTTCTTAGTTGCAAACTCGATCCATACCCACCGGAAGCGAGGCTGCTGTGGGGAACAGCGCAACATAAGGCAAATG CTTCCGATAACGATGATCGTTGGTCAACATTGCTTCACCGTACCCTACAGCGCCAAGAGAGTTATTCGTATGTGTTAAAGGTGGAATCATGGGAGATTATCAGGCAGGCTTTGCAGAGGAATTTGGAAAATCTTTCAACGAACCAGCAAGATAATGCCTTCGAGCAGATTCTGCTGGGGCTGAGAGAAAAGAAACTTTTTCTCAACCGGGATGTGATGCTACTGAAGCAAACTTACTTTAGAATGCGGAAACAATTTCTGAGTGGTAAAACTACTCACTTTCCACCGGAGGCCTCCCAACTATGGCGCTCAGACGAGACGGAAACAGTACATTTGGAGCCACCTGTAAGAATTACACGGAAAAGAAGGTTAAAGAAACAACAGCTGgttgaagaaacgacagcaGCAGATACTAGTGAACGTTTGTGTCGAATCTGCCAAGCCCAACTGCTCAAAGAATGTAAAGATCTGTTGCAGGATACCTACTGCAGCCAGACTTATGAAGAGATTATCCAGGAAACTGTCCAAGTGATGATCCTCTGCGATGAACAAACGAGCAGTAAAATTTGTTTACTCTGTTCTAAATTCGTCGAGAATTTATTGCTCTTTGTTCAACAGTGTCGGCAGGCTTGCAGCATTCCAGCTGCAccaaaaattgatgaaaagtacTTCTTCGAAGAGGACAGCTTCCTTGATACCGACCGAACAGATGCTGTTGCCGAGTACCTCAATGAAGCAATAGAGGAAAGACTAGATGAGGATGTCTTGGAGCTGCGAAGCCCGACTCTCGAAGTAGAATTTTTGAAACCAAAACTGTATCAAAACAATACCCCTGAGAAAACGATCACTGATGAGCAAAAGTATCGGGAGTTTGTCAAGAGCCGACCAACCAGAAACAAGCGCAAACAGTGTCACTTGTGCGGCAAATCCGTAATCGATCTGGTTAGCCATCTGACCAGCCACAGTGGTGTCGAATTTCAGTGCCAGTTCTGCCCCCGAAAATGCCCCAATGAACGCCAGCTAACGGCGCACATGAATGTGCATACGAAGAAGAACAAATATCCCTGCCGGATTTGCGATCGTGTTTTCTACGTATGGACCTCTCGGAAGAACCACGAG TTCACTCACAATGTAAAATTCAGTTGCGATAAATGCGATGCCGTTTACGCTTATGCGGCCCAACTGCAAGTTCACATTAAGCAGAAACACTTGGGTATTCGACATTTGGCATGTTCGCAGTGCCCCTTCAGAACGTCAAATAG GGCCCGCCTGCGGAACCATGTTCGAAGTATTCACACCAGTGAACGCCCGTATCGGTGTACGTTTTGCGAAAGTACCTCGAACTGTTCTACCGGCTATTATATCCACTTCCAGCGACACAAGAAGAGCGGTGAAGCAACGGAGTACTCGATTCTTTGTGCCTACTGTGGGCTGCAGTTCAACAAGGATGTCGCCCTCGAGAGGCACATCTGCGATGAACATCCCGAAGTGGCTGTTGTAGTCTGA